aatgtttggctttcttcctttgaagagttcatatggagtcttttttaagataggtctaatgattactcgatttccaacataacatgctgtactaaccgcatccgcccaaaaatatttaggaagatttgcatcactaagcattgttcttgcaagttccactagaaacctatttttcctttcaactactccattttgttgtggagttcttggtgctgaaaaattatgagagataccatgttcttcacaaaattcttcaaacgatgcattttgaaactctccaccatgatcacttcttatggatacaatctttaatgacttttcattttggatttgttttgcatacttcttaaaggctctaaaagcatcacttttctgcacaagaaacaaagtccaagaatatctagaatagtcatcaacaataactaaagcgtatacattacctccgaagcttcttgtccttgatggaccaaatagatccatatgcaacaattgaagtggtcttgttgtagtcaccacattctttggtttgaaagatgatttggtttgctttcccttttgacatgcatcacataatttatctttgacaaactttatcttaggtaagccaataacaagatcatgtttggttaacttatttaaatgatccatatgaatatgggctgctcttttatgccataaccatgattcattattgtttaccaaaagacattttactttcaaagataaatcatttaaagaaatcataaaaatgttattaattcttgtacctttgagttttacctcattggtgacttcatcgatgatcaagcattcttccttagtgaatttgatcttgaagcctttgtcacaaagttggctaatgcttagaagattatgctttagtccttcaacataaagaacatcttcaatggatgtgaaaggtggtgcaccaactttgcctttgccaagaattcttcccttattgttgtctccataagtgacaaaacccttggcctttaaccttagatctgaaaattggtttaggtcacccgtcatatgctttgaacaaccactatctagataccataggtttgaagtggtcttcaagcatacctacaaaacaaattaagttttgttaggtacccaaatggctttgggtccatcatagttagttcctttcttcacccatacatagtgtccactaggaacactaaagttccttacataacaagcattgggtgtgtgaccaataataccacaataaaaacaagtaggttcaaaattacttctatatctaggaggataagatttcttttgaacaaagttcttccttttaggataatgttgcattactttaggcttgatcactttctcttgaattggttggttactagccttgacaaagatagtcttgtttgatgttggtttatcaaatttagagaaaccaagtccgctcttatcattggagtatctttgtgtgctaagaacattttccaatccaatttgccctttttcatatctttctaaaacacgttttaattggacaatttggaaggaaagtgattcacaattcttgcatgcaacattatcttcttgaacactaatcattttttctttgtcatctttatgttcttcttcaattatcttaaccttctcttctaaagatgatataatcttcttttgagatgagatagttttatagagaattttacattcatttaacaattcatttattgcaccttgtgcaccattattaaaaagagaatcatcataactaacctcgccttcttcatcgtcggagtggtgtgatgccattagtgctaggtttgcactttcgtcactatcggagtccgatgaggaacttacttcattatcttcccatgctatgtaggcccttttctttttgaattccttcttgcctttgaatccattattcttagaaagttttggacactccggctttatgtgtccttgtttcccacattcatagcatgttacttcttgtgatgaagtggatgcttctttatccttatgctttgagaatttcttccttttgacaaagttagcattatcaatattatttttattaccaaaaaatttgcctaacctttttacaagaagcatgaagttttcatcttcatccgatgtatctttcatttttctttcctttgaatctacttttaatgcaatgcctttggatttcttctctaagttctcatgcttttccaatcttccaagttctgtctcatattcttgaagttttccaaatagtgttgcggaagtaagttttgataaattcttcttttcggatatcgccgttacttttggttgccactcccttgtcaaagatctgagcactttaagattaagttcttcggtagtaagagtcttaccaagtgcctttaagtgatttgtcaaatgtacgaatcgtttttgcaaatcaagaatagtttctccgggcttcattctaaacagttcgtactcttggcttaaagtattcaaccttgatcttttaacttcagcggtaccttcatgagtttctacaagagtatcccaaatttcttttgatgttgtacatgttgatattcggaagaattcatccatactaagagcaccatgaagaagactgatcgcctttttgtcagcaagaaccctttttctatcattatcatcccatgacgctttaggtttctccgatccaacaccattaacaaccgttgtaggaacatgaggaccttgtaggacagcctcccaaacttcttctccttgtgcttctagatgagccttcatttggattttccaaaagtcaaaatattcaccacaaaacaatggaggcttgttgttagaaccaccatctttgaaaaccggtctttgatttgcggaagccattctggatctttaggaacaagttacctataacttgctctgatgccaattgtaagtatcagatatgcctaagagggggggggggtgaattaggtactttataactttttcggttttatggtgtaaagtgattatttttctggtttatggtaatgttactaagagatgtaaagtgcagaaaaataaatgacacaaggatatatcctggttcccctcacaaaccgagagtactccagtccccttacgcagtaagagatttcaatatagttggtatcttgtacaagtctaaccaaacaccaagaacaatcctcttggaccaagaacaatcctcttggatttttcactaagaccacttatgagaacaatcctctcaaagtgtctaacttgtttccaacaatcctggataacaagaatacaacaagtatttgattttgtataagtgtttgaatagtagaacaatgtatcaatctcttgattgatcttcccttccaatgataataattcacaattctttaaagtaatagattgctcaaaatattttctgatttggatgatatgaaagtgtgtagaaaatatcttgaaaaagattgaagaataacaatgtgaatttctgaaaatttctaagagtttttgattggaagaggtgaagaataaatttgaaattttgagtatatatagatgtttATAACACCTCTTGAAATATCACAAGTTTCTGTATTTTAATCATGAACCattgccaagattaaaggaaaGGTTTTAATGAAAAGGTGTTTGAGAAGGTGTAATGAAAAGATGCTGTTTTTCAGAAacgttcagcaagcaatcgattgcacctttgtgcaaatcgattgcacaacttctaacagtcacaaaaattcaaaaaaccttcagtgcaaatcgattgctctattgtgcaaatcgatttacacatgcAAAAACAGAAGCGCATGTAAAAaccttcagcaagcaatcgatttacagtaagtgtaaatcgatttacactaggTGAAAATGCATTTTTTGTTTATGAAACTTGAGATTTAAGAAGGAGTATGCTATGCAATTTTGAGGTTTGGTttttgagcatctaagactttaagtaattgataattatgattatacctattccaaagaatccatagcttgaatcaaagtctttacacatgatgctttatcttgaatatcatcttttccttcttgtcatgtatgatttgtcttcatcaaaacaaaagatcTTCCATAGAGAATCTTGATTTTCACACAGCCGTCATATTCCCCCTGAGTGGAATAATCGAGCACACAAGTGGCAACTCCTCAATATAATCGGAAACATACTTCCACATGACGATACTTGAAAAATATTGGAGGGTCCAAACTTGAAAATAGTTCAGATTAAAATTAGTAAGGGTGTAGTACAAATATTATGAAATTAATAATtgacatgtaaataactttcagaGGTTGGCTCGTTAGTGGAGGCTTGGGTCCTAAGAGTGTGCTCCTCTTAAGGCCTCAAGTTCAAATTCCATAGGTGCTAACAATCCTTGTGTTGGGCCCATCCATACATAACTTTTCTTCGGATTTAAATGTCCTTCACTAATGGCGGTGGGATTGGTCCCCTTGTATTAGTCGACTACAAGGCCGAATACcaagttttcaaaaaataaaataaaatcactgACATGTAAATAAATGAAGTAGATATTTGATTCCTATCATTTGTCTCGTCCTCTATTAACTAGCTTCATCTAACTTGAAGTACAAGTAAACCAAACAATATTCCCCATATCACACATGAATATGATTGTGCTAACCAAAAACATGAAGTATGTCTTAAACGAATATTTTCTATGATAGAAAACATGTGCATCATCACCATGGTTATTTTCAGTGATAGTCAAGTGATCAATATAATTTTTCTTAAGAGATAAAAAATTTGGCAGGACATCCTCTAATATCTAGAATCTCCTTTTTAGCATCAGTCAGATCAACTCCTAATTCTATAGTGTTAGGTTTGTTTCCCCAAATAtatgaattgaagagtgattgaAATATGGAGAAAACACAATACATCATCGAGAGAACCATTAGGCGTGACAACACCAGGTCTAACTGAATAATGTGGATCATGCACATGTATAATGACTGTCTTTTGGACAAGCATTCTCTGACTTTTGGGTGGGAAAGTTAATGTAACTTTAGACAAATTTTAGGTAAAACAAAAGAAATAGTGGTGTTGATTTTGGAGtgaaaaatatgtgaaaaaaagTAAATTAAGAGAGAAATAAAGAGAAAGTTAGAGAAATTAAAGTCAAAGAATACAAACCCCTGTTTTTCATAATAAACTTGGTTTGTTTTAGTGTGATATGCTTTCGAATTCAAactctaaggctatgtttggatacgTAAAAAATGACGAAGGGGAATGGAGCAGAGCGAAATGAAACTGAGTGGAATTGAATTAATATGTCATTTCATTGTTTGGATACGTCGTGATGAAATAAAGGAATTTTATCATTCCGCCTAAATTGGAGGGTTAAAAAAATGATAGAAAGTGATGAAATGCATTCCATCATTATTTTAATAATCCAAGTGATAGAACATAACTTTTTTTCATTCTATTCCATCAATTCAAATACATCCTAAATACTGAGACAGTGATATTTTCGATTTTTCACATAATTATTGTTGAATCGGTTTAATTACAGTTGAACCGGTAAAACCAAGAATCGAGCTGCCCGGTTCGATTTTAGAATTTAGTACCCTTTTGTTTCCAGTTTTGTGTGGAGGGTGTAACGATCACTGCTCAAGTCTCTCTCTCGCCGTTTGCTCTACAAGCAGCCGCCGCCGCCACTATCCACGGGGCCGACCACTACGCAACGTCTGCACGCCGCCGCTGCTCCATATGCCAGTTTCTGCTTCTGGAGGTGAGTGAGTTCTCTTCCAATAAACCCTAGAGAAATTCATGTATTTCATTCTTAAATTCAATTTAGTGATTTTTTCGTTCATTTTATGGATTGTATTCATTCGTTTGATGAACGTTCTAtagttttccaattttttttgaatattattgaATTTTGAAATAGGAAAATTGCCACTGTTTTCTGTTGCTATTAGGTTTTAAATCTCCTAATTTTGTGTAATTCATGGTTAATTTtcctaatttatatatataaagagtgttCCGGTTTCAGGCACGTGTATACTACGCTGCTATGGTGCCACCGTAGCACGCTATCGACAACTTAGGTTGGGTTTTAGGATTGGCACTAGGTCATATATTCCTTCAACGATTGTTAACTTAAGGTCTGAAAATGAAAGTCTGCTATATGTTAAATACTCGGAGATTTGAATGCATCTGTGTAATGCATTTTTGGTAAAGTAAGCCTGAAATACTGACACATATCTTAAACTATAAATATTATGATTTCTGTCAGCTGTTACATGTCCGGGTATgctcaaaaatattttcaaaaaagacAGTGGGAGATGTATACTTTAATATCTAACTTGGGCAAGTTGAAAAACAGAAATGTATCATGTGTTGTTTAGGACTTTTGTATATATGCTTTCAAAAAATACCACATTTGTTTTGttgagattttattttattagactCTTGGATTTAGACAATTCTCATATTAATGATGATTATTGAGATGGTTAAAGATCTTAAATTTGATTGTAATTTTTTGGTAGGAGACGGATTGATGAAGAGGAATACTAGCACATCTTGTTTTaggatttttttataataaaatgaaTTATTCCATTTAGATGCATATAATACTTTTCCTTCTCAATTTAACTAATTTATAAATGATGTTCATATTctattaattacaaaatatatatGTATCGGCGTTGGTGTCATATGTTTTTGACATTATTTAGCAGTATCATCAACATGTCTATGTTGTATGTTAGAGTCCATCCTTAATAGATATTTATTAGTTATGAATGTAAATTCATTTGGGTTTGAATACATATATTAAagtttcttttttaatatttacttttacaTGTATGATAaggattattaattaaaattaaatcgtTCGCACCCCATGATCAGGGTTCTGAATACGCCACTGGCCTTCACATAAAGTTTTTAGGTTTTAAATTCTTAGAGGTTAGGCTCTAGAGAGAAATGCAGCACCAGCGTAGGCTTCTCATACTGTATGCAACTCAAACCGGCAATGCATTGGATGCTGCTGAACGTCTTGCTCGTGAAGCCGAACGAAGATCCTGCCCCAACAAACTTCTTTCTCTTCATGATTATGATCCTGTatgatttattttctttatgCCTTTGTGCAATCTTGggatattattttcaaaatcttcttttgaTATCAAGGTTTAAATTTTAGCTAATGGGTTGCTTTGTTCAGAGTCTGTTACCTCAGGAAGAGGCTGTCATTTTTGTGGTTTCTACCACAGGCCAGGGTGATGCCCCTGATTCCATGAAGGTAACTTCCTTTAAGCCCTCTCTTATATTTTGTTTTAGAGCTAAATATGTTGTTAGTtccaataaaatttaaattttttgttataTTGTATGTGACCACTTTTTTAGTCTATAAATTACAAAATTAACACCATGCAGTTTGTAATTTATATAGACTGGAAAAATGGGTACCTGGgctgaaaataaaatttgagataatTATAGAGACAAAACATTTAGCCCTTTTATTTAACTAGTTTTTTGTTCCTTTTCTTTGTTTGAGgttgttttttttaatctataGTTTTGCCAATTCTTTTGTGGTTCCAGGTCTTTTGGAGGTTTCTTCTTCAGAGAAATCTCAGCAACCAATGGCTAAAAGGGGTTCATTACACTGTCTTCGGTTTGGGTGATTCTGGTTACCAGAAGTACAATGTAATCATGCTTATTGAATTGTGGCTTTTTTATTTGAAAAGTTGTGTTTCATTCTGTTAGATTATAAGTATTGCAGTACTTTTGAGAGTTGTATTGTTTATTGATTATGTTCTTCTTGATACTTAATCACTATGAGCTAAATAGGCACTGAATGATATTTTGATTATGACTAAACAACTTAATTTTAGTGGATACAAGTTTTATTATTTTGCACATATGTTTATTTTGTTCAGTTTCATGTTTTGAATAATCTTTACTTGCAAACTGTGGCAGTTTGTTGCAAAGAAGCTGGACAAAAGATTAATGGACCTTGGAGGAACAACTATTTTAGAAAGAGGCTTGGGAGATGATCAACATCCTTCAGGGTATGATTTTGGATTATGTTGTCGATTAAGAATATTCTGCTTGATTTAGTAGAAACATCTACCTTTATGCTTGTGGAATATGAAAAGGTTTAACAATGTGATTAAGTTATTGATCTGTCCTGAATGTACTCTGAGTAGTTGGTATTCATTCAAGTGTATGAATACTCTTCTATTCTTTTCTTTGATAAATGCTTCCTTGGATGATATGAATCTACCCTACCCCTGGGATTTTGGTATTATACCTTGTTACTACTAGCTATGGAGAACTAGGTTATACACAATAGTTACTTTTCTCTTTGCAGTTTCTTTAAAGCATgctgttttttaatttatttatagtaTTCTCAGTAGTAGTATTTTGGAGTATAGAGTTTTTCTTTCCGTTACTAAagattgtataattatttgtagctATGAAGGTACTCTTGATCCTTGGATATCTTCTCTATGGAGAATGTTAAACATGATCAAACCAGAACTATTACCAAATGGCCCAGATGTTGTAATTCAAGATACAGTGTTGATTGACCGACCTAAAGTCCAAATCTCATATCACAATATTGAAAATATCGAGTCGCGGTTTTCAAGTGCATCAGGTATCACAAACTCGACAAATTCTTGGTTGGGTTGCAATGTTTTATTAGCAATTATTATGATCTCGAACAGCCTATTCATGTATACTTCTTTTGTTGTCTTCATTTTACCTTTCATATGAATTTCATACGATGCATATTAAGTATTAGCTTGTTCAAAATTGGTCGAACCCCTTGCTTTCATTCCTTAATCACTGACATCTTCTAGAGTCTATGGCAAGTTATTGGCCGTGCGTTGCATGTTTGGTTGGATTACTTATGGCAAATTTTTTAGAGTTATTGATGCTTAAACTCCAAAGCTTGATTTTTGTCATATTTGAGCAAAAACACCTCAAGTTATGTGTGTGTATATTTTGTGTTAGTTAGTGCTTCCAATGCACAGTTTACTATGGTTGAGTTATGGTTTGATGATTTCGCCTTGCGCATTTGTACCCTCATTGTTGATTATAAAATATTAGTTGTTCTCATTATATTTGACTAGAATTTTATAACATATGAATCTTCCAGATTTAACGAGTCACGATATTCTTCGGCGTGCTCGTTCAATGCATCCTGGAAACTCTTCTTCTGACAGAAGTGGGCATCCTGATTGCTTTCTTAAGATGGTACTAGATTGGACACTTTATCTTTGGTAGTTTTATGCTGATGGACAGTTAGCTCTGGGTAGCAGTGATCAAATGTCTTATTCTTTATTCCATGCTGATCATGCAGGTGAAGAATCTTCCTTTAACCAGACCAAACTTTGGAAAAGATGTTCgtcattttgaatttgaatttgtttCAGACGTAAGCTATCTTGTCTTTTTAACCTACGTGCAAAACTTGTTTAATGATAAGAGGAACAAAAGGCCTATGATGAAATTCACATGTATGACACAGTAGAGAGCTTTTTCATTTATGTACACACATTGAATCACAATTTACGGTGATTTGTATTCTGTGTATGTTACTTACATTACAACACACGTAAAAATAATTATGAAGTTATTCATCTTCCTTCTTTGAATTAATGTATATATGCATTTTGGGTCCCGCAGGCTGTTCAGTATGACACTGGTGATGTTCTTGAAATTCTCCCTGGTCAAGATTCAGCCGCAGTTGATGCTTTTATACAACGTTGTAATTTGGATCCTGATTCACTCATCACCGTAAGTCTTTTTTTGGCAAAAGTCTTCTAAGCTTAGTTATTGTtcgattatattaaaaatatattgatcTTAACATTGAACATCTTAGATTGTCCCAGTTTTCATATTTGCTTATATTTTATTGTTTCAATACATGATTATTATTGAGTATTCCTTTTCCTCCCTATATACCTAAAGGCATAATACCTACAAGTACAACTTCAACAGTTAAGATGAATGTGCTTCTTTGACCCTCTTCAGCATTGAGTTCACACATTTAATCAGCTAAGAAAAACATGTCTCAACGTGCTttttaaaaaagagaaacaagGAAGCTCCTTGTATAATTCTGATCTATATCAAAATGTTGGCATAATTTCTTAATTTTGTGTTTCAAATTTGAGTTTAATAGTACAAGACTTCAACACCATAAACATATTTGATTAGATTCATATTTTTGTTTGATGGAAGCATTTGTAACCTTTTCTAATAAGATATCCCCTAAATTTCAGGTGAGTCCTAGAGAAATGGATGATTGCAATGGACATGGTTCTAGAATGCCTGtaaaattaagaacttttgtGGAATTGACTATGGATATAGCTTCTGCTTCCCCTCGGCGATATTTCTTTGAGGCAAGATGCTGTATGTTTGACTTACCTTTGATTTTTTCATTTTAGAGATAATTACATAATGAGTAAATTGTCATTTTGGTCCTTGAATGTTAGTCTGT
The Vicia villosa cultivar HV-30 ecotype Madison, WI linkage group LG6, Vvil1.0, whole genome shotgun sequence genome window above contains:
- the LOC131608721 gene encoding NADPH-dependent diflavin oxidoreductase 1-like isoform X1, whose amino-acid sequence is MQHQRRLLILYATQTGNALDAAERLAREAERRSCPNKLLSLHDYDPSLLPQEEAVIFVVSTTGQGDAPDSMKVFWRFLLQRNLSNQWLKGVHYTVFGLGDSGYQKYNFVAKKLDKRLMDLGGTTILERGLGDDQHPSGYEGTLDPWISSLWRMLNMIKPELLPNGPDVVIQDTVLIDRPKVQISYHNIENIESRFSSASDLTSHDILRRARSMHPGNSSSDRSGHPDCFLKMVKNLPLTRPNFGKDVRHFEFEFVSDAVQYDTGDVLEILPGQDSAAVDAFIQRCNLDPDSLITVSPREMDDCNGHGSRMPVKLRTFVELTMDIASASPRRYFFEVMSFFATAEHEKERLKDFASPEGRDDLYQYNQKERRTVLEVLEDFPSVQMPFEWLIQLVPLLKTRAFSISSSQSAHPNQVHLTVNVVSWTTPYKRKKKGLCSSWLATLDPCDAVSIPAWFQKGSLPTPSPSLPLILVGPGTGCAPFRGFIEQRALQSKTHSTAPIMFFFGCWNEDGDFLYKDFWLNHSQNNGVLSEAKGGGFYVAFSRDQPEKIYVQHKMREHSERVWNLLAEGAAVYIAGSSTNMPTDVTSAFEEIVSKENDISKEDAARLIRALERSGKYHIEAWS